Proteins co-encoded in one Astyanax mexicanus isolate ESR-SI-001 chromosome 1, AstMex3_surface, whole genome shotgun sequence genomic window:
- the LOC103044385 gene encoding CTD nuclear envelope phosphatase 1A, producing the protein MLKTRQCLLGIRTFLGLASRIWGFILYILRKHLRTIIQYQTVRYDTLPLSPASRNRLNGVKRKILVLDLDETLIHSHHDGVLRPTVRPGTPPDFILKVVIDKHPVRFFVHKRPHVDFFLEVVSQWYELVVFTASMEIYGSAVADKLDNNRGILKRRYYRQHCTLDLGSYIKDLSVVHSDLSSIVILDNSPGAYRSHPDNAIPIKSWFSDPSDTALLNLLPMLDALRFTSDVRSVLSRNLHQHRLW; encoded by the exons ATGCTGAAGACCCGGCAGTGCCTCCTGGGGATCCGCACCTTCCTCGGGCTGGCGAGCAGGATCTGGGGCTTCATCCTCTACATCCTCAGGAAACACCTCAGAACG ATAATCCAGTATCAGACAGTGCGTTACGACACGTTACCTCTGTCTCCTGCATCTCGAAACAGACTCA ATGGAGTAAAGAGGAAGATCCTGGTGTTGGATCTGGACGAAACTTTGATACACTCTCATCATGACGGAGTGCTGAGGCCTACAGTCCGGCCTGGAACACCACCAGATTTCATATTAAAG GTTGTAATAGATAAACATCCGGTGAGGTTTTTTGTCCATAAAAGGCCGCATGTCGACTTCTTCTTAGAAGTA GTGAGTCAGTGGTACGAACTGGTTGTGTTTACGGCCAGTATGGAAATCTACGGCTCAGCAGTGGCTGATAAACTGGATAACAACAGGGGCATCCTGAAACGCAGATACTACAGACAG CACTGTACGCTGGATCTGGGCAGTTACATAAAGGACCTTTCAGTAGTGCACAGTGACCTCTCCAGTATAGTCATCCTGGACAACTCGCCTGGAGCTTACCGCAGTCATCCAG ataaTGCGATACCTATAAAATCGTGGTTCAGTGACCCCAGCGATACAGCCCTGCTAAATCTGCTTCCCATGCTGGACGCTCTGAG GTTTACCTCGGACGTCCGCTCCGTCCTCAGTAGAAATCTCCATCAGCACCGGCTCTGGTGA